From the genome of Anaerolineales bacterium:
ATCCCGAAGCTCTTCCCAAAGGTGCCGTGCTTGTCATCGGAAGCGGCCAATCGGGGTGCCAGATAGCGGAAGAGTTGCTCGAGGCTGGACGTGATGTCTATCTGTCCGTCAGCAAAGTGGCGCGGGTGCCCCGCTCGTACCGCGGCCGAGACATCCTCGCCTGGTGGAGGGACATGAGCATCTTGGATGTGAAGCTGCAACAGCTGGAGGATCAGTCTCTCCAGTCCGCGGCGCAGCCCCAGGTCTCGGGGACCCACGGCGGACACACCGTCAGCCTTCAATCCCTCGCACGGGATGGTGCTGTCCTTGTCGGGCGGGTGCTTGATGCCGATCATCGTGTCCTCAAGCTGGACGGGAGCGTTCGAGAGTGCATCCGTTTTGCGGACGAGAAGTCACGGGCCTTCAAGGCTGCCATTGACACTCACATAGATGGTGAAGGAATAGTGGCAGAAGCGCCACAACCTGATCCTGGGGAACCCTCACTCCCTGACCTGAGGGGATCGGAGGAGATCACCAAACTGGATCTGACGCGTGCAGGTGTCTCCAGTGTCATTTGGTGCACGGGCTTTGACGCCGACTGGAGTTGGGTGGAGGTGGACGTATTGGACCAGGGCGGCCGGCCTCGCCATACCGACGGCATAACGGAGTTTCCAGGGCTCTACTTCCTTGGGATGCCATGGCTTTCTGCTCGGAAGAGCGGCATTCTGTTTGGCGTGTCCGATGATGCCGCACGAATCGTTCAGCACATTCGAAACGACGGATTCGCTGACTAGGCTGCCCAACAACTCGCTGAAGCTGACCCGGCGGGCTGGGCTTTCAGGGGTTCTTGTCTTGCCCGCTGACTTGCCCTAGAGTCCTGGAGACGTTGCCCGCTTCCGCCGGGCAGCTTAGCTCGAGGCCGTTAGGCGTGCGCAGCGCTCTTCCGAACCTAGGCTGTCTGTCGTGCGTGGGAGTGAACTCTCTTGAAACCATCCAAATGGCATTCGCCAGCTATCGTCTCTGCAGTCGCTTTCGCCGCCTTCTCAGCCGTCCACCTGATCGACGACTTCCTATACGACGTACCGCACGAATTCCACTTGAGCGTCCCCACAACACTCATGCTCGCTCTCGCTTACATGGCTGCCCTGGTTGGCCTCGTCGCCGAGGCTGCCGGTGGTTCCCGCACCGGGTATCTTGGCCTTGCCATCGCAGGTCTGCTCATTGCCCTCGCCCAGCTCCTGAAGAGCGCACCTGAGATCCTCGAACCAGGGCCCTGGCATTTGGGTTGGGCCTCCGAACTCGCAGCAATGGGACTTGGGCTCTCCGCCGCGGCGACTACGTTCTTCTCTCTTCTTGCCTGGCGAGTACATTCGCAACTGCCCGGATCAGCCCCCAAGTGAGGTGCGCTTTCCACGTCCGCACGCCTAACAACTCGCTGCAGCTGACCCGGCTAGCGTGCGGAAAGTTGGAGCATGTCTTGCCCGCCAAATGGCGCGAGAATGGATGGGCCGATGCCTGAGCCGCCGGGCAGCATAGCTCGAGGCCGTTGGGCGGCTCATGGCGCCACGATGCGTCCGTTTGTGTAGGGAGGGGATCATGTCCCGCACCAACGCTCTCCGAACACATCTAGGCAGAGTGGCCATTGCCATATTCTTCGCCCTAGAGAGCGCCTGCAGTGGGCTGCCTGGGGCGTCATCGCCTGGCCGCGTCCCGCAACAACTACGAATAGCGAATGGCAGCAATGAGGACATTGCAGGACTCACGGTCCTCTTCCCTGCGGCGTCGCTGGATCCCCCTGTAATTCGAGTTGAATTCGGCGATGTCCTGGCAGGGGCCACTACAGACTACCGAGAGGTGCCGAGCGGGGTCTACAGGTACGCGGCCTATGAGTACAAGCTGGGAGGTCGTGTACTGACTCAACGGGTTGAGGATTGGTTCGGCGAGACTCCGATCGAAGGACACCGATTCACATATCGAATAGAGTTCCGGCGCCAAGGAGAGACCGGTGGCCAGA
Proteins encoded in this window:
- a CDS encoding NAD(P)-binding domain-containing protein translates to MSTIVDVVVVGAGQAGLVASYLLSLDHVQHLVLERGDIGQSWRTQRWDSFHLNTPNWANGLAGMEFHPEEPHAFAGRNALVAFFEDYASIFHLPIRPRTNVTSLRRTSGGLYALRTQSEEMHAKAVILASGGISRPRVPTLARQLPNDIAVCSAGTYRNPEALPKGAVLVIGSGQSGCQIAEELLEAGRDVYLSVSKVARVPRSYRGRDILAWWRDMSILDVKLQQLEDQSLQSAAQPQVSGTHGGHTVSLQSLARDGAVLVGRVLDADHRVLKLDGSVRECIRFADEKSRAFKAAIDTHIDGEGIVAEAPQPDPGEPSLPDLRGSEEITKLDLTRAGVSSVIWCTGFDADWSWVEVDVLDQGGRPRHTDGITEFPGLYFLGMPWLSARKSGILFGVSDDAARIVQHIRNDGFAD